A window of the Zeugodacus cucurbitae isolate PBARC_wt_2022May chromosome 2, idZeuCucr1.2, whole genome shotgun sequence genome harbors these coding sequences:
- the LOC105219442 gene encoding serine protease HTRA2, mitochondrial, with amino-acid sequence MAFNNLKKINALLKASNSRCVLSAFQQIHNGQQYKKYYEGNNNQRSKSRPKPIFDSKFLPIAAVSTITAYLVYNQKDYLIPQVSAFTSSPLSGRRKQYNFLADVVHTCAPSVVYIEIKDMRQFDYYTGKPVTASNGSGFIIESNGLILTNAHVVINKPHTMVQVRLNDGRTFPGIVEDIDQTSDLATVRIQCKDLPVMTLGESSTLRSGEWVVALGSPLALSNTVTAGVVSSTQRPSQELGLKNRDINYIQTDAAITFGNSGGPLVNLDGEAIGVNSMKVTAGISFAIPIDYVKLFLKRAEERRRQGVSKMDYPAKRYMGITMLTLTPDILFELKNRTQNVPSDLTHGVLVWKVIIGSPAHTGGLYPGDIVTKINDKDIKNSSDVYEALALKTKSLDITIFRGLKRMTVKIVPEDP; translated from the exons ATGgcgtttaataatttaaaaaaaataaatgctttacTAAAAGCTTCAAATTCTCGCTGTGTGTTAAGTGCTTTTCAGCAAATACATAATGGTcaacaatataagaaatattacgaAGGCAACAATAATCAGCGGTCAAAAAGCAGGCCAAAACCAATTTTTGATTCAAAATTCTTGCCGATAGCCGCAGTTTCAACAATAACAGCTTACTTAGTTTATAACCAAAAGGATTATCTTATACCACAAGTGTCAGCTTTCACATCTTCGCCACTTTCAGGACGACGAAAACAATATAATTTCCTTGCTGATGTGGTACATACATGTGCACCATCCGTAGTATATATCGAGATTAAAGATATGCGCCAATTTGATTACTATACTGGGAAACCAGTCACTGCGTCAAATGGATCAGGATTTATAATCGAATCCAATGGCCTCATACTAACCAATGCACATGTAGTTATAAATAAGCCTCATACAATGGTACAAGTAAGACTAAACGATGGTCGCACATTCCCTGGCATAGTAGAAGATATAGACCAAACATCCGATTTGGCTACGGTGCGTATTCAGTGCAAAGATTTACCCGTAATGACTCTCGGGGAAAGTTCTACATTGCGTTCAGGGGAATGGGTTGTAGCACTTGGCAGCCCATTAGCTCTAAGCAACACAGTAACAGCTGGCGTTGTCAGTTCAACGCAACGTCCTTCGCAAGAGCTTGGACTGAAAAATCgtgatattaattatatacaaaccGATGCCGCCATTACTTTCGGAAATTCGGGAGGGCCTTTAGTAAACTTAGATGGTGAAGCTATAGGTGTAAATTCAATGAAAGTAACTGCGGGTATTAGTTTTGCCATACCAATCGACTATGTCAAACTTTTTCTAAAACGAGCCGAAGAGCGTCGCAGACAAGGTGTCAGCAAAATGGATTACCCCGCTAAACGTTATATGGGAATAACAATGCTTACTCTAACGCCCGATATACTTTTCGAACTAAAGAATCGCACACAGAATGTGCCAAGTGATTTAACTCATGGTGTTCTGGTATGGAAAGTAATAATTGGATCGCCGGCACATAC TGGCGGACTTTATCCGGGAGATATAGTCacgaaaataaatgataaagatATTAAGAATTCATCAGATGTTTATGAGGCTTTAGCTTTAAAAACAAAGTCGTTAGATATAACGATTTTCCGTGGCTTGAAGAGGATGACTGTAAAAATTGTACCCGAAGACccttaa